Proteins encoded by one window of Misgurnus anguillicaudatus chromosome 4, ASM2758022v2, whole genome shotgun sequence:
- the LOC141363664 gene encoding uncharacterized protein produces MKMTQEYPASKGGIDMTKMSGPDGLRTYRAKMLVEERNRDLEYRDRLALDFDPIEDRFPLLKSTPRGGMNEPGVSVFPLRIEGKTAVYVPWAHRDLETIINLLPSLRDGAGPWIGALEKETQGTRLAVGDIKALLAKITSLREMEDVLWSAGMGQSVVSYDFDGQSLDCCRGRLWGALRTEFPVKFDSTKLTPAALGQEDCALWIAKNMQTWRGQGLRKDPTDPRDFETRLFRKELLDALPVSVQNKLSDTPGLDAMPHSQWVETLKHHASKHQKHKRDLEQQAKETERKLVQVSLKEKKKTQRH; encoded by the coding sequence atgaaaatgaCACAAGAGTACCCAGCCTCTAAAGGTGGTATAGatatgacaaaaatgtcagGACCTGATGGATTAAGAACTTACAGAGCTAAGATGTTGGTAGAGGAGAGAAACAGAGATTTGGAGTATAGGGACAGATTAGCTTTAGACTTTGACCCAATAGAGGACAGATTCCCATTATTGAAAAGCACCCCTAGAGGTGGAATGAATGAGCCAGGTGTGAGTGTATTTCCTTTGCGTATTGAAGGGAAAACAGCTGTGTATGTCCCATGGGCTCATAGGGATTTAGAGACTATAATAAATTTGTTGCCAAGTTTAAGAGACGGTGCTGGTCCCTGGATCGGTGCGTTGGAGAAAGAGACACAAGGTACAAGATTGGCGGTGGGTGACATAAAAGCCTTACTGGCAAAAATCACTAGTTTGAGGGAAATGGAGGATGTGTTGTGGTCAGCAGGTATGGGACAGAGTGTGGTTTCGTATGATTTTGACGGCCAGTCTCTTGACTGTTGCAGAGGGAGACTTTGGGGTGCCTTGAGAACTGAGTTCCCTGTCAAGTTTGACAGCACCAAACTGACCCCCGCTGCACTGGGTCAGGAGGACTGTGCACTGTGGATTGCTAAAAACATGCAAACTTGGAGAGGGCAGGGGCTGAGAAAAGATCCCACTGACCCAAGAGACTTTGAAACCAGATTGTTCAGAAAGGAACTGCTGGACGCACTGCCAGTGTCTGTGCAAAACAAACTGAGTGACACCCCAGGGCTAGATGCAATGCCACACAGCCAGTGGGTGGAGACCCTGAAACACCATGCCTCCAAACACCAGAAACACAAAAGAGACTTAGAGCAACAAGCTAAAGAGACTGAACGAAAGTTGGTTCAAGTTAGtctgaaagaaaagaaaaagacacaaagacattag